From the Megalopta genalis isolate 19385.01 chromosome 13, iyMegGena1_principal, whole genome shotgun sequence genome, one window contains:
- the LOC117224223 gene encoding 5-taurinomethyluridine-[tRNA] synthase subunit GTPB3, mitochondrial isoform X2, whose product MTRTSNLEPRKAVLRKIYDPETKEFLDKGLCLWFSEPNSFTGEDSVEFHVHGGPAVIISVLEALSKLNFQLASPGEFTKRAFLNGKIDLTEAEGIGDLIDAVTEKQRKQASGQTSGSLRHLYNSWRVILLNSLANLEGYIDFSEEHSLEHGILENTKTILQNLYTEIQQHLSDGRKGEILRTGVRVAILGKPNVGKSSLLNLLSRKNAAIVTSLPGTTRDVIELTTDICGYSMILIDTAGIRNDPENEIEEEGIRRAKECTEIADLVICLISAEIDFKCSYKEFIERYKNLLEIKTDNVLIVVNKVDLLEEKNKQRWKNHNVIPISCKTQEGLQQLTNTLGEHLKEICGDPTEENPVISHARYRNHLTNVIKHIEAYLKRTEMQNYDMAISIEDIRSAARELGKITGCINSEEVLDIIFKNFCVGK is encoded by the exons ATGACTAGAACGTCAAATTTAGAACCTAGGAAAGCTGTTCTGAGAAAGATCTATGATCCAGAAACAAAAGAATTTTTAGATAAAGGCCTATGTCTTTGGTTTTCAG AACCTAACTCATTTACTGGAGAGGATTCTGTAGAATTTCATGTTCATGGTGGTCCTGCAGTAATAATATCAGTTCTTGAAGCACTttcaaaattgaattttcaaCTTGCATCTCCTGGAGAATTTACAAAAAGAGCTTTTCTAAATGGAAAAATAGACTTAACTGAAGCAGAGGGCATAGGAGATTTAATTGATGCAGTAACTGAAAAACAACGTAAACAG gCTTCTGGTCAAACCAGTGGTTCTCTTCGCCATCTCTATAACTCCTGGAGGGTAATTCTTTTAAATTCGCTTGCTAACTTGGAAGGTTATATTGATTTCTCTGAAGAACATAGCCTGGAACATGGTATTTTAGAAAATACAAaaacaatattgcaaaattTGTATACAGAAATTCAGCAACACTTGTCTGACGGAAGAAAAGGAGAAATTCTGAGAACTGGAGTACGCGTTGCAATTCTTGGAAAACCAAATGTAGGAAAAAGTAGTCTTTTGAATCTCCTTTCTAGAAAAAATGCAGCCATTGTAACTTCACTTCCAGGCACAACAAGAGATGTTATAGAATTAACAACAGATATATGTGGTTATTCGATGATTCTTATAGATACTGCAGGAATTAGAAATGACCCAGAGAATGAAATAGAGGAGGAAGGTATCAGAAGAGCAAAAGAATGCACAGAAATAGCAGATCTTGTTATATGCTTAATAAGTGCAGAAATTGACTTTAAATGTTCTTACAAAGAGTTCATAGAACGTTACAAGAACCTTTTAGAAATAAAAACTGACAATGTTTTAATAGTAGTTAATAAAGTAGATTTACTAgaagaaaaaaacaaacaaagatGGAAAAACCACAATGTTATACCAATTTCTTGTAAAACACAAGAAGGTTTACAACAACTTACAAATACATTAGGAGaacatttaaaagaaat atGCGGCGATCCAACTGAAGAAAATCCTGTGATTAGTCATGCAAGATATAGAAACCACTTAACAAATGTTATAAAACACATTGAAGCCTATTTAAAAAGGACAGAAATGCAAAATTATGACATGGCCATATCTATAGAAGATATTAGATCTGCAGCAAGAGAATTAGGAAAAATAACAGGCTGCATTAACAGTGAGGAAGTTCTTGATATTATCTTTAAAAATTTTTGCgttggaaaataa
- the LOC117224223 gene encoding tRNA modification GTPase MnmE isoform X1, whose product MNVKMFTSKQILKLLVASAEKRSSVLPPQISLHKHFSERKRCSTIYALSSGYGKCGVAVIRISGPDASIALQKMTRTSNLEPRKAVLRKIYDPETKEFLDKGLCLWFSEPNSFTGEDSVEFHVHGGPAVIISVLEALSKLNFQLASPGEFTKRAFLNGKIDLTEAEGIGDLIDAVTEKQRKQASGQTSGSLRHLYNSWRVILLNSLANLEGYIDFSEEHSLEHGILENTKTILQNLYTEIQQHLSDGRKGEILRTGVRVAILGKPNVGKSSLLNLLSRKNAAIVTSLPGTTRDVIELTTDICGYSMILIDTAGIRNDPENEIEEEGIRRAKECTEIADLVICLISAEIDFKCSYKEFIERYKNLLEIKTDNVLIVVNKVDLLEEKNKQRWKNHNVIPISCKTQEGLQQLTNTLGEHLKEICGDPTEENPVISHARYRNHLTNVIKHIEAYLKRTEMQNYDMAISIEDIRSAARELGKITGCINSEEVLDIIFKNFCVGK is encoded by the exons ATGAATGTTAAAATGTTTACATCTaaacaaatattaaaattattggttGCCTCAGCGGAAAAAAGAAGCTCTGTTCTTCCACCACAAATATCACTACATAAACATTTCAGTGAACGGAAAAGATGTTCTACAATTTATGCACTTTCTTCTG GATATGGGAAATGTGGCGTAGCAGTAATTCGGATATCTGGTCCAGATGCATCAATTGCTTTACAAAAAATGACTAGAACGTCAAATTTAGAACCTAGGAAAGCTGTTCTGAGAAAGATCTATGATCCAGAAACAAAAGAATTTTTAGATAAAGGCCTATGTCTTTGGTTTTCAG AACCTAACTCATTTACTGGAGAGGATTCTGTAGAATTTCATGTTCATGGTGGTCCTGCAGTAATAATATCAGTTCTTGAAGCACTttcaaaattgaattttcaaCTTGCATCTCCTGGAGAATTTACAAAAAGAGCTTTTCTAAATGGAAAAATAGACTTAACTGAAGCAGAGGGCATAGGAGATTTAATTGATGCAGTAACTGAAAAACAACGTAAACAG gCTTCTGGTCAAACCAGTGGTTCTCTTCGCCATCTCTATAACTCCTGGAGGGTAATTCTTTTAAATTCGCTTGCTAACTTGGAAGGTTATATTGATTTCTCTGAAGAACATAGCCTGGAACATGGTATTTTAGAAAATACAAaaacaatattgcaaaattTGTATACAGAAATTCAGCAACACTTGTCTGACGGAAGAAAAGGAGAAATTCTGAGAACTGGAGTACGCGTTGCAATTCTTGGAAAACCAAATGTAGGAAAAAGTAGTCTTTTGAATCTCCTTTCTAGAAAAAATGCAGCCATTGTAACTTCACTTCCAGGCACAACAAGAGATGTTATAGAATTAACAACAGATATATGTGGTTATTCGATGATTCTTATAGATACTGCAGGAATTAGAAATGACCCAGAGAATGAAATAGAGGAGGAAGGTATCAGAAGAGCAAAAGAATGCACAGAAATAGCAGATCTTGTTATATGCTTAATAAGTGCAGAAATTGACTTTAAATGTTCTTACAAAGAGTTCATAGAACGTTACAAGAACCTTTTAGAAATAAAAACTGACAATGTTTTAATAGTAGTTAATAAAGTAGATTTACTAgaagaaaaaaacaaacaaagatGGAAAAACCACAATGTTATACCAATTTCTTGTAAAACACAAGAAGGTTTACAACAACTTACAAATACATTAGGAGaacatttaaaagaaat atGCGGCGATCCAACTGAAGAAAATCCTGTGATTAGTCATGCAAGATATAGAAACCACTTAACAAATGTTATAAAACACATTGAAGCCTATTTAAAAAGGACAGAAATGCAAAATTATGACATGGCCATATCTATAGAAGATATTAGATCTGCAGCAAGAGAATTAGGAAAAATAACAGGCTGCATTAACAGTGAGGAAGTTCTTGATATTATCTTTAAAAATTTTTGCgttggaaaataa
- the LOC143260501 gene encoding TP53-regulated inhibitor of apoptosis 1 isoform X2: protein MEACKDLKGKYDHCFNVWFSEKFLRGFYDDSECASLLKVYTACVAQAMKDQNINLDEVDVSHLETDKDKTKEN from the exons ATGGAAGCCTGCAAAGATTTAAAAGGGAAATACGATCACTGCTTTAATGTGTGGTTCTCGGAAAaatttttgcgtggattttatgaCGATAGCGAGTGTGCATCCTTACTTAAAGTTTATACTGCTTGTGTCGCG cAAGCTATGAAGGATCAGAATATAAACTTGGATGAAGTTGATGTGTCGCATTTGGAAACAGATAAAgacaaaacaaaagaaaattga
- the LOC143260501 gene encoding TP53-regulated inhibitor of apoptosis 1 isoform X1, whose translation MNSIAEACNHLKREYDSCFKLWFSQKFLKGDFDDSMCSKHFKEYNQCLQQAMKDQNINLDEVDVSHLETDKDKTKEN comes from the exons ATGAACAGCATCGCGGAAGCTTGTAATCACCTGAAAAGGGAGTACGACAGCTGCTTTAAGCTTTGGTTTTCGCAAAAATTTCTAAAAGGAGATTTCGACGATTCAATGTGTTCTAAACATTTCAAAGAATACAACCAATGTCTACAG cAAGCTATGAAGGATCAGAATATAAACTTGGATGAAGTTGATGTGTCGCATTTGGAAACAGATAAAgacaaaacaaaagaaaattga